One genomic region from Streptomyces sp. NBC_01304 encodes:
- a CDS encoding ArsR/SmtB family transcription factor, whose protein sequence is MDLEQRVAELERRMAELEGVERPAPAVAEGDFWALEGLKAQLAGLQAADGGVLYTGAVRLPTGERYEWQTGALADDLFDRDWSETADSFAALGHPVRLRLLREILGGRRTAASLAELEETGTTGQIYHHLRQLTGAGWLHTTGRGRYEVPAGRVVPLLVMLSAAQP, encoded by the coding sequence ATGGATTTGGAGCAGCGGGTCGCCGAACTCGAGCGCCGCATGGCCGAGTTGGAGGGCGTCGAGCGCCCCGCGCCGGCGGTGGCCGAGGGTGACTTCTGGGCGCTCGAAGGGCTGAAGGCCCAGCTCGCGGGGTTGCAGGCGGCCGATGGCGGTGTCCTGTACACGGGTGCCGTACGACTCCCGACCGGGGAGCGGTACGAGTGGCAGACCGGCGCGCTGGCCGACGACCTGTTCGACCGCGACTGGTCGGAGACGGCCGACTCCTTCGCCGCGCTCGGTCATCCCGTACGCCTCCGTCTGCTGCGCGAGATCCTCGGCGGGCGCCGCACGGCCGCCTCACTGGCCGAGCTGGAGGAGACCGGCACGACCGGCCAGATCTACCACCACCTGCGCCAACTGACCGGCGCGGGCTGGCTGCACACCACGGGGCGTGGACGGTACGAGGTGCCGGCGGGGCGTGTGGTCCCGCTGCTTGTGATGCTGTCCGCCGCCCAGCCGTAG
- a CDS encoding LPXTG cell wall anchor domain-containing protein: MRHPQRALLISAAACTSVVLAATAQSTAYAADESPAERRVQVVMVNFTDSSFPDAAGTKSLLKGAYFGKSKSLTSYYNEVTRGATTFEPGTNGDGGIVGPIDLPMAGAGCDSGKISDLTYKALEEKGIGEDDYEHVSIVFPNQKTNCDYLALGSVGGGTTWMPIDGKDISMTALVHEFGHNFGYSHHMRLRCSGTDLAGCKDNDETSHKTPMGGGGWEAGLTSPELIHSKWLSGKEAVRVAKSGTYTLRPLYGSGSGVRALDIPVGEDRLVVELRGASGTLDKRIEGVHAYRVPKGDYAESALVDLDADADHWSDKGAADADALAAGTTLTDKAGKVEVKVVKSADGAATVAVSLDGVPAPAEAAADPEPSASAQPSGEAAAGAEDEGAKPQTGGEEPAGEQAADGTELAETGSDSTTQLPVAVGGASLLAMGAVFMLRNRRRRATVSATSPAGRHSR; encoded by the coding sequence ATGCGTCACCCCCAGCGGGCCCTGCTGATATCGGCGGCCGCCTGCACGTCCGTCGTGCTGGCCGCCACCGCCCAGTCGACGGCGTACGCGGCCGACGAGAGCCCCGCCGAGCGCCGCGTGCAGGTCGTCATGGTGAACTTCACCGACAGCTCCTTCCCGGACGCGGCGGGCACGAAGAGCCTGCTCAAGGGCGCCTACTTCGGCAAGAGCAAGTCCCTGACCTCGTACTACAACGAGGTCACGCGCGGGGCCACGACCTTCGAGCCGGGGACGAACGGTGACGGCGGGATCGTCGGGCCGATCGACCTGCCGATGGCGGGCGCGGGCTGCGACAGCGGCAAGATCTCCGATCTGACGTACAAGGCGTTGGAGGAGAAGGGGATCGGCGAGGACGACTACGAGCACGTCTCGATCGTCTTCCCCAACCAGAAGACCAACTGCGACTATCTGGCGCTCGGTTCGGTCGGCGGGGGCACCACCTGGATGCCCATCGACGGCAAGGACATCTCGATGACGGCGCTGGTGCACGAGTTCGGGCACAACTTCGGCTACAGCCACCACATGCGGTTGCGCTGCTCCGGCACCGACCTCGCCGGGTGCAAGGACAACGACGAGACCAGCCACAAGACCCCGATGGGCGGCGGGGGTTGGGAGGCCGGGCTCACCTCGCCCGAGCTGATCCACAGCAAGTGGCTGTCCGGCAAGGAGGCCGTGCGGGTCGCCAAGTCGGGGACGTACACCCTGCGGCCGCTCTACGGGTCGGGCAGCGGGGTGCGGGCGCTGGACATTCCAGTGGGCGAGGACCGGTTGGTCGTGGAGCTGCGAGGCGCGTCGGGGACGCTGGACAAGCGGATCGAGGGCGTGCACGCCTATCGGGTGCCGAAGGGCGACTACGCCGAGTCCGCCCTTGTCGACCTGGACGCGGACGCCGATCACTGGTCGGACAAGGGCGCGGCGGACGCCGACGCGCTGGCGGCCGGGACCACGCTGACCGACAAGGCGGGCAAGGTCGAGGTCAAGGTCGTGAAGTCGGCCGACGGCGCGGCCACGGTCGCGGTGAGCCTGGACGGCGTACCGGCTCCGGCCGAGGCGGCCGCCGACCCCGAGCCGTCGGCGTCGGCACAACCTTCGGGCGAGGCGGCGGCCGGCGCCGAGGACGAGGGTGCGAAGCCGCAGACCGGCGGCGAGGAGCCCGCCGGTGAGCAGGCGGCCGACGGCACCGAGCTGGCCGAGACCGGTTCGGACTCGACCACTCAGCTCCCGGTAGCCGTCGGCGGTGCCTCACTGCTCGCGATGGGCGCGGTCTTCATGCTGCGCAACCGACGCCGCCGGGCAACCGTTTCTGCTACTTCTCCTGCGGGCCGGCATTCGCGCTGA
- a CDS encoding META domain-containing protein, whose protein sequence is MTLTAGVAALALGLLSACGTEKSGSGSGEDGGSAVAPKSPVTGVHWTVDSYTMGGKKTEVPGTGAHVSIDDKGRASGNLGCNSFGGQAVIKGDTVKVDKIAMTEMGCNEKITKLESALMRAFEGDLKAKVSGKDAKQLTLTTAKGDSIDLSAEPPAELTGTKWTVNALLKGEVATSLAKGTKPVHLTFGKDGTVSGNLGCNNVTTSAKIGKDGKITLGPAGTTRMMCAKGAMETERELLKLFDGTVTYELKHRSLTLTNADGVGLSANAGPQEK, encoded by the coding sequence ATGACTCTGACAGCCGGCGTAGCCGCCCTGGCCCTGGGGCTGCTCAGCGCCTGTGGAACCGAGAAGTCCGGCTCCGGCTCGGGCGAGGACGGCGGCTCCGCCGTCGCGCCCAAGTCACCCGTGACCGGGGTGCACTGGACCGTCGACAGCTACACCATGGGCGGAAAGAAGACCGAGGTCCCCGGCACCGGCGCCCACGTCTCGATCGACGACAAGGGCCGGGCCAGCGGAAACCTCGGCTGCAACTCCTTCGGCGGCCAGGCCGTCATCAAGGGCGACACGGTCAAGGTCGACAAGATCGCCATGACCGAGATGGGCTGCAACGAGAAGATCACCAAGCTCGAGTCGGCCCTGATGCGCGCCTTCGAGGGCGACCTCAAGGCCAAGGTCAGCGGCAAGGACGCCAAGCAGCTGACCCTGACCACCGCCAAGGGGGACTCCATCGACCTCTCCGCCGAGCCGCCCGCCGAGCTCACCGGCACCAAGTGGACCGTGAACGCCCTGCTCAAGGGCGAGGTCGCCACCTCCCTCGCGAAGGGCACCAAGCCGGTGCACCTCACCTTCGGCAAGGACGGCACCGTGAGCGGCAACCTCGGCTGCAACAACGTGACGACCTCGGCCAAGATCGGCAAGGACGGCAAGATCACGCTCGGCCCCGCGGGCACCACGCGCATGATGTGCGCGAAGGGTGCCATGGAGACCGAGCGCGAACTGCTGAAGCTGTTCGACGGCACGGTGACCTACGAGCTGAAGCACCGCAGCCTGACGCTCACCAACGCCGATGGCGTGGGGCTCAGCGCGAATGCCGGCCCGCAGGAGAAGTAG
- a CDS encoding sulfatase family protein — MTSHDPKLSRRAFGTAVGAGAAAAAVGISAGSAEAAEAAPAERPFQAVAGRHARRPNILFILGDDLGWADLSSYGSPHIKTPNLDRLGRQGVRFTDAYSGSATCSPTRFSLYTGRFPGRTKGGLAEPIADKSAGLEPTHPTLASLLRDAGYATALIGKWHCGYLPDYSPTKSGWDEFFGNFGGALEYYSKLGLGGEYDLYEGDVREGDAEYKDLRYYTRILTERASEYVGREHEKPWLLNLNFTTPHWPWIADGDEEASAEIVRRIKAGDGRALWHADGGSVEKYKEMVEDLDRSVGQVLAALRKSGQERDTLVFFASDNGGERFSYNWPLSGNKASLQEGGIRVPTLLRWPARIDGGQVSDLPVFTPDWTATLLELAGARPNAAYPLDGTSLAGHLLRGEEIEAGRDLFWRVRGERALRRGDWKYYRGKSGKDQLFNLAEDQREQADRAAFEPELLKELREAWERTDKGLLPYPA, encoded by the coding sequence GTGACCTCGCATGACCCCAAGCTGTCCCGGCGTGCCTTCGGTACCGCGGTCGGAGCCGGGGCGGCCGCTGCCGCTGTCGGGATCTCCGCCGGATCCGCCGAAGCCGCCGAAGCCGCCCCCGCCGAGCGCCCCTTCCAAGCCGTCGCCGGCAGGCACGCGCGGCGGCCCAACATCCTGTTCATCCTCGGCGACGACCTGGGGTGGGCCGACCTGTCCTCCTACGGGTCGCCGCACATCAAGACGCCGAACCTGGACCGTCTCGGGCGGCAGGGCGTGCGGTTCACCGATGCGTACTCGGGGTCGGCGACCTGCTCGCCGACCCGCTTCAGCCTCTACACGGGGCGTTTCCCCGGACGTACGAAGGGCGGGCTCGCGGAGCCGATCGCGGACAAGTCGGCCGGTCTCGAGCCGACCCACCCCACCCTCGCCTCGCTGCTGCGGGACGCCGGGTACGCGACCGCGCTCATCGGGAAGTGGCACTGCGGCTATCTGCCGGACTACTCCCCCACCAAGTCCGGCTGGGACGAGTTCTTCGGGAACTTCGGCGGGGCCCTGGAGTACTACTCGAAGCTGGGGCTCGGCGGTGAGTACGACCTCTACGAGGGGGACGTACGAGAGGGAGACGCCGAGTACAAGGACCTGCGGTACTACACGCGGATCCTGACCGAGCGGGCCAGTGAGTACGTCGGGCGGGAGCACGAGAAGCCCTGGCTGCTCAATCTCAACTTCACCACTCCGCACTGGCCCTGGATCGCCGACGGCGACGAGGAGGCGAGCGCCGAGATCGTGCGGCGGATCAAGGCCGGGGACGGGCGGGCGCTGTGGCACGCGGACGGCGGATCCGTGGAGAAGTACAAGGAGATGGTCGAGGACCTCGACCGTTCGGTGGGCCAAGTACTCGCCGCGCTGCGGAAGTCGGGGCAGGAGCGGGACACCCTGGTGTTCTTCGCCAGTGACAACGGCGGCGAGCGCTTCTCGTACAACTGGCCGCTGAGCGGCAACAAGGCCTCGCTGCAGGAGGGCGGCATCCGGGTGCCGACGCTGCTGCGGTGGCCCGCCCGGATCGACGGCGGGCAGGTCAGCGACCTCCCGGTGTTCACGCCGGACTGGACGGCGACCCTGCTGGAGCTGGCGGGGGCCCGCCCGAACGCGGCGTACCCGCTGGACGGCACCAGCCTCGCGGGCCACCTGCTGCGCGGCGAGGAGATCGAGGCCGGGCGCGACCTGTTCTGGCGGGTGCGCGGGGAGCGGGCGCTGAGGCGCGGCGACTGGAAGTACTACCGGGGCAAGTCCGGCAAGGACCAGCTGTTCAACCTGGCCGAGGACCAGCGCGAACAGGCGGACCGGGCGGCCTTCGAGCCGGAGCTCCTGAAGGAGCTGCGCGAGGCGTGGGAGCGTACGGACAAGGGTCTGCTGCCCTATCCGGCGTGA
- a CDS encoding M23 family metallopeptidase, which translates to MSVRPRKFAARLQYLLVLYVIGQVIAGSFVDLPYPYWVGWLPIVAVMVIALARSRSRSREMAADRPSPVEIAPPVTGRWSAVNSPADKVPSHGTHGLGQTYAIDIVAEPTDKSRPAFARLWPIALGNHAFPAFGAPLLAVADATVVHAEDSQRDHLSRNSLAGYVYLMLIEAIGRTLGGARRVVGNHIVLDLGEGTYAVYAHVQRGSLAVRAGDKVAAGQELARCGNSGNSTEPHVHFQLMDGPDLNSARGVPFSWRGVGVPRNGEQFTVPVASELA; encoded by the coding sequence ATGTCCGTACGTCCACGCAAGTTCGCCGCACGGCTCCAGTACCTGCTGGTGCTGTACGTCATCGGCCAGGTGATCGCCGGGTCCTTCGTGGACCTGCCGTACCCGTACTGGGTGGGCTGGCTCCCGATCGTCGCAGTGATGGTGATCGCCCTCGCGCGGAGCAGGTCCCGCAGCAGGGAGATGGCGGCCGATCGCCCGAGCCCCGTGGAGATCGCCCCACCCGTCACCGGCCGCTGGTCCGCCGTGAACAGCCCGGCCGACAAGGTGCCGAGCCACGGTACGCACGGCCTCGGGCAGACCTACGCCATCGACATCGTGGCCGAGCCCACGGACAAGTCGCGGCCCGCCTTCGCCCGGCTCTGGCCCATCGCCCTGGGCAACCACGCCTTCCCCGCCTTCGGGGCGCCGCTGCTCGCCGTCGCCGATGCCACCGTCGTACACGCGGAGGACAGCCAGCGTGACCACCTCAGCCGCAACTCCCTTGCCGGATACGTCTACTTGATGCTGATCGAGGCCATCGGCCGAACCCTGGGCGGAGCCCGCCGTGTCGTCGGCAACCACATCGTGCTCGACCTCGGTGAGGGGACGTACGCCGTGTACGCACACGTCCAGCGCGGCTCCCTCGCCGTACGGGCGGGCGACAAGGTGGCCGCGGGCCAGGAGCTCGCCCGCTGCGGCAACTCCGGCAACTCCACCGAGCCGCACGTCCACTTCCAGCTGATGGACGGCCCGGACCTGAACAGCGCACGCGGTGTCCCCTTCAGCTGGCGCGGTGTGGGAGTCCCGCGCAACGGAGAGCAGTTCACGGTGCCGGTCGCGAGCGAGCTGGCCTAG
- the purM gene encoding phosphoribosylformylglycinamidine cyclo-ligase: MSAESTGASYAAAGVDIEAGDRAVELMKEWVKKTQRPETTGLGGLGGFAGLFDASALKRYDRPLLASATDGVGTKVDLARQLGVYDTIGHDLVAMVMDDIVVCGAEPLFMTDYICVGKVHPERVAAIVKGIAEGCVLAGTALVGGETAEHPGLLGPDDFDVAGAGTGVVEADEVLGAERIRKGDAVIAMASSGLHSNGYSLVRHVVFDRAKMSLDQQVEEFGRTLGEELLEPTKIYSLDCLALTRTTEVHAFSHITGGGLANNLGRVIPDALHATVDRSTWTPGAVFDLVGKAGRVERLELEKTLNMGVGMMAIVPEESVDVALTALEDRGVEAWVAGEIVERGDHTTGAALTGDYAN, translated from the coding sequence ATGTCTGCTGAGTCCACCGGTGCCAGCTACGCCGCCGCGGGCGTCGACATCGAAGCGGGCGACCGCGCCGTCGAGTTGATGAAGGAGTGGGTGAAGAAGACCCAGCGCCCCGAGACCACCGGCCTCGGCGGCCTGGGCGGCTTCGCCGGCCTCTTCGACGCCTCCGCCCTCAAGCGCTACGACCGCCCGCTGCTCGCCTCCGCCACGGACGGCGTCGGTACGAAGGTCGACCTCGCCCGGCAGCTCGGCGTGTACGACACCATCGGCCACGACCTGGTCGCCATGGTCATGGACGACATCGTGGTGTGCGGCGCCGAGCCGCTCTTCATGACCGACTACATCTGCGTCGGCAAGGTGCACCCCGAGCGCGTCGCCGCCATCGTGAAGGGCATCGCCGAGGGCTGCGTCCTGGCCGGCACCGCCCTCGTCGGCGGCGAGACGGCCGAGCACCCGGGCCTGCTGGGCCCGGACGACTTCGACGTGGCGGGCGCCGGCACCGGCGTGGTCGAGGCCGATGAGGTCCTCGGCGCGGAACGTATCCGCAAGGGTGACGCGGTGATCGCCATGGCGTCCTCGGGTCTTCACTCCAACGGGTACTCGCTCGTCCGTCACGTCGTCTTCGACCGCGCGAAGATGAGCCTGGACCAGCAGGTCGAGGAATTCGGCCGGACCCTCGGCGAGGAGCTCCTGGAGCCCACCAAGATCTACTCCCTGGACTGCCTGGCGCTCACCCGCACCACCGAGGTGCACGCCTTCAGCCACATCACCGGCGGCGGCCTCGCCAACAACCTGGGCCGCGTCATCCCCGACGCCCTGCACGCCACGGTCGACCGCTCGACCTGGACGCCGGGCGCGGTGTTCGACCTGGTGGGCAAGGCCGGCCGGGTGGAGCGCCTGGAGCTCGAGAAGACGCTGAACATGGGCGTCGGCATGATGGCGATCGTCCCCGAGGAGTCCGTGGACGTGGCCCTGACAGCCCTGGAGGACCGGGGCGTGGAGGCGTGGGTCGCGGGCGAGATCGTCGAGCGTGGCGACCACACGACGGGCGCGGCCCTGACCGGCGACTACGCGAACTGA
- the purL gene encoding phosphoribosylformylglycinamidine synthase subunit PurL, giving the protein MSLDTVKHATETPDVKQPWAELGLKEDEYARIREILGRRPTGAELAMYSVMWSEHCSYKSSKVHLKQFGEKAPENDAMLVGIGENAGVVDVGQGYAVTFKVESHNHPSYVEPYQGAATGVGGIVRDIIAMGARPVAVVDPLRMGDANHPDTKRVLPGVVAGIGGYGNCLGLPNIGGELVFDACYQGNPLVNAGAIGVMRHEDIHLAKASGPGNKVILYGARTGGDGIGGASILASETFDDAKPSKRPAVQVGDPFQEKLLIECTLEAFAAKLVVGIQDLGAAGLSCATSELASNGSGGMRVELDDVPLRDSTLTPEEILMSESQERMCAVVEPGKVDAFLAICEKWDVIATVVGEVTDGDRLEIFWHGEQIVDLDPRTVAHDGPVYERPYARPSWQDALQADDANKLARPATSEELREQVLALVASPNQASKAWVTDQYDRFVQGNTILAQPEDSGMVRIDEESGLGVALANDGNGRYSKLDPYAGAQLALAEAYRNVAATGAKPLAVSDCLNFGSPEDPDVMWQFAETTRGLADACQLMGTPVTGGNVSLYNQTGEAAIHPTPVVSVLGVIDDVARRTPMAFAEEGQLLYLLGETSEEFGGSAWSQVVHDHLGGLPPKVDLEREKLLAEILISASRDGMIDAAHDLSDGGLVQAVVESCLRGGKGARLVVPDGLDAFTFLFSESAGRAVVAVPRSEELRFTDMCGARGLPVTRIGVIDGEEVEVQGEFGIPLSELRTAHEETVPGLFA; this is encoded by the coding sequence ATGAGCCTCGACACCGTCAAGCACGCCACCGAGACCCCGGACGTCAAGCAGCCCTGGGCCGAACTCGGCCTGAAGGAAGACGAGTACGCCCGGATCCGCGAGATCCTCGGCCGCCGGCCCACCGGCGCCGAGCTCGCCATGTACTCGGTCATGTGGTCCGAGCACTGCTCGTACAAGAGCAGCAAGGTGCATCTCAAGCAGTTCGGTGAGAAGGCGCCCGAGAACGACGCGATGCTGGTCGGCATCGGTGAGAACGCGGGCGTCGTGGACGTCGGCCAGGGGTACGCGGTCACCTTCAAGGTCGAGTCGCACAACCACCCCTCCTACGTCGAGCCCTACCAGGGCGCGGCCACCGGCGTCGGCGGCATCGTGCGCGACATCATCGCGATGGGCGCACGTCCGGTCGCGGTCGTCGACCCGCTGCGGATGGGCGACGCGAACCACCCCGACACCAAGCGCGTGCTCCCCGGAGTCGTCGCGGGCATCGGCGGCTACGGCAACTGCCTGGGCCTGCCGAACATCGGCGGCGAGCTCGTCTTCGACGCCTGCTACCAGGGCAACCCGCTGGTCAACGCCGGTGCCATCGGCGTCATGCGGCACGAGGACATCCACCTCGCGAAGGCGTCCGGGCCCGGCAACAAGGTCATCCTGTACGGCGCCCGCACGGGCGGCGACGGCATCGGTGGCGCCTCCATCCTGGCGAGCGAGACCTTCGACGACGCCAAGCCGTCGAAGCGCCCGGCCGTCCAGGTCGGCGACCCCTTCCAGGAGAAGCTCCTCATCGAGTGCACCCTGGAGGCCTTCGCGGCCAAGCTCGTCGTCGGCATCCAGGACCTGGGCGCCGCCGGACTCTCCTGCGCCACCAGCGAGTTGGCGTCCAACGGCTCGGGCGGCATGCGCGTCGAGCTGGACGACGTACCGCTGCGCGACTCCACGCTCACTCCCGAGGAAATCCTCATGAGCGAGTCGCAGGAACGCATGTGCGCGGTCGTCGAGCCGGGCAAGGTCGACGCGTTCCTCGCGATCTGCGAGAAGTGGGACGTCATCGCCACCGTCGTCGGTGAGGTGACCGACGGGGACCGGCTCGAGATCTTCTGGCACGGCGAGCAGATCGTCGACCTCGACCCGCGCACCGTCGCCCACGACGGCCCGGTCTACGAGCGCCCGTACGCCCGCCCCTCCTGGCAGGACGCCCTGCAGGCGGACGACGCCAACAAGTTGGCGCGGCCCGCGACTTCGGAGGAACTGCGTGAGCAGGTCCTGGCGCTCGTCGCCTCGCCGAACCAGGCCTCCAAGGCATGGGTCACCGACCAGTACGACCGCTTCGTGCAGGGCAACACGATCCTCGCCCAGCCCGAGGACTCCGGCATGGTCCGCATCGACGAGGAGTCCGGCCTCGGGGTCGCCCTCGCCAACGACGGCAACGGCCGGTACTCGAAGCTCGACCCGTACGCGGGCGCCCAGTTGGCCCTCGCCGAGGCGTACCGCAATGTCGCCGCGACGGGTGCCAAGCCCCTCGCGGTCTCGGACTGCCTGAACTTCGGTTCGCCCGAAGACCCGGACGTCATGTGGCAGTTCGCCGAGACCACCCGTGGCCTCGCCGACGCCTGCCAGCTCATGGGCACCCCGGTCACCGGCGGCAACGTATCGCTCTACAACCAGACCGGTGAGGCCGCGATCCACCCGACGCCGGTCGTCTCGGTGCTCGGCGTGATCGACGACGTCGCCCGCCGCACCCCGATGGCCTTCGCCGAGGAGGGGCAGCTGCTCTACCTCCTGGGCGAGACCAGCGAGGAGTTCGGCGGTTCGGCCTGGTCGCAGGTCGTGCACGACCACCTCGGCGGGCTGCCGCCGAAGGTCGACCTGGAGCGCGAGAAGCTGCTCGCCGAGATCCTGATCTCCGCCTCCCGCGACGGCATGATCGACGCGGCGCACGACCTGTCGGACGGCGGGCTCGTCCAGGCGGTCGTCGAGTCGTGCCTGCGCGGTGGCAAGGGTGCGCGGCTCGTCGTCCCGGACGGCCTGGACGCGTTCACCTTCCTCTTCTCGGAGTCGGCGGGCCGCGCGGTCGTCGCCGTACCGAGGAGCGAGGAGCTGCGCTTCACCGACATGTGCGGGGCGCGCGGCCTTCCGGTCACGCGGATCGGCGTCATCGACGGCGAAGAGGTCGAGGTGCAGGGCGAGTTCGGCATCCCGCTGAGCGAGCTGCGTACCGCGCACGAGGAGACGGTGCCGGGTCTGTTCGCCTGA
- the purF gene encoding amidophosphoribosyltransferase: MRGDGRLNHDLLPGEKGPQDACGVFGVWAPGEEVAKLTYFGLYALQHRGQESAGIAVSNGSQILVFKDMGLVSQVFDETSLGSLQGHIAVGHARYSTTGASVWENAQPTFRATAHGSIALGHNGNLVNTAQLAEMVAALPKEKGRATQVAATNDTDLVTALLAGQTDDDGKPLTIEEAAAKILPDVKGAFSLVFMDEQTLYAARDPQGIRPLVLGRLDRGWVVASESAALDICGAAYVREVEPGELIAIDENGLRTSRFAEAKPKGCVFEYVYLARPDTDIAGRNVYLSRVEMGRKLAKEFPVEADLVIATPESGTPAAIGYAEASGIPYGSGLVKNAYVGRTFIQPSQTIRQLGIRLKLNPLKEVIKGQRLVVVDDSIVRGNTQRALVKMLREAGAAEVHIRISSPPVKWPCFFGIDFATRAELIANGMTVDEIAASLGADSLSYISIDGMIEATTIAKPNLCRACFDGEYPMDLPDPELLGKQLLETELAGGPAAADALRRP; encoded by the coding sequence GTGCGCGGTGACGGACGACTCAACCACGACCTGCTCCCCGGCGAGAAGGGCCCCCAGGACGCTTGCGGCGTCTTCGGTGTCTGGGCCCCCGGCGAAGAGGTTGCCAAGCTCACCTATTTCGGACTGTATGCCCTGCAGCACCGCGGACAGGAATCCGCGGGCATCGCAGTGAGCAACGGGTCGCAGATCCTGGTCTTCAAGGACATGGGTCTCGTCTCGCAGGTCTTCGATGAAACCTCCCTCGGCTCCCTCCAGGGCCACATCGCGGTGGGCCATGCCCGCTACTCCACCACCGGTGCCTCGGTGTGGGAGAACGCGCAGCCGACCTTCCGCGCCACGGCGCACGGCTCGATCGCGCTCGGCCACAACGGCAACCTCGTGAACACCGCCCAGCTCGCGGAGATGGTCGCCGCGCTCCCCAAGGAGAAGGGCCGGGCCACCCAGGTAGCCGCCACCAACGACACCGACCTGGTCACCGCGCTCCTCGCGGGCCAGACGGACGACGACGGCAAGCCGCTGACCATAGAGGAAGCGGCCGCCAAGATCCTGCCGGACGTCAAGGGCGCCTTCTCCCTCGTCTTCATGGACGAGCAGACGCTGTACGCGGCCCGTGACCCCCAGGGCATCCGCCCCCTCGTCCTCGGTCGCCTCGACCGCGGCTGGGTGGTCGCCTCCGAGTCCGCGGCCCTCGACATCTGCGGTGCCGCCTACGTCCGCGAGGTCGAGCCGGGCGAGCTCATCGCGATCGACGAGAACGGCCTGCGCACCTCCCGCTTCGCCGAAGCAAAGCCCAAGGGCTGTGTCTTCGAGTACGTCTATCTGGCCCGCCCGGACACCGACATCGCGGGCCGGAACGTGTACCTCTCGCGCGTCGAGATGGGCCGGAAACTCGCCAAGGAATTCCCGGTCGAGGCCGACCTGGTGATAGCTACTCCGGAGTCCGGCACCCCCGCCGCGATCGGTTACGCGGAAGCCAGCGGCATCCCGTACGGCTCGGGACTGGTCAAGAACGCGTACGTCGGTCGTACGTTCATCCAGCCCTCGCAGACCATCCGTCAGCTGGGCATCCGCCTCAAGCTGAACCCGCTCAAGGAAGTCATCAAGGGCCAGCGCCTGGTCGTGGTCGACGACTCGATCGTCCGCGGCAACACCCAGCGCGCCCTGGTCAAGATGCTCCGCGAGGCGGGCGCGGCGGAGGTCCACATCCGGATCTCCTCGCCGCCCGTGAAGTGGCCCTGCTTCTTCGGCATCGACTTCGCGACCCGCGCCGAGCTCATCGCCAACGGCATGACGGTCGACGAGATCGCCGCGTCCCTGGGTGCCGACTCCCTCTCCTACATCTCCATCGACGGCATGATCGAGGCGACCACCATCGCCAAGCCGAACCTCTGCCGTGCCTGCTTCGACGGCGAGTACCCGATGGACCTGCCGGACCCCGAGCTCCTCGGCAAGCAGCTCCTGGAGACCGAGCTCGCGGGCGGCCCGGCGGCCGCGGACGCGCTCCGGCGCCCGTAA
- a CDS encoding putative leader peptide, with translation MQPLSDPMTVTLVERRHVDLVRVASAICRCAF, from the coding sequence ATGCAGCCCCTCAGTGACCCGATGACGGTCACCCTTGTGGAGCGCCGCCACGTCGACCTGGTCCGTGTCGCGAGCGCGATCTGTCGCTGCGCTTTCTGA
- a CDS encoding maleylpyruvate isomerase family mycothiol-dependent enzyme, whose protein sequence is MPPAKKRLRTYDSAKTRAAVLAQFGNVREAVERLTPEQLALPTRLGDWTVRELAAHLAMVLGTVQRYLGLPEPTKHEVPLLDWPFATRSAAAQVDEDVKELAEEGEPAEQFARVAAGIAELLPGAPDARLVPSRFGGMTLGDFLVTRTVELIVHTDDLNAAVPGLDVPYDRQALAACTRLLADALAVKAPGASTEVRIPPYAVVQCIEGPRHTRGTPPNVVETDPLTWIRLATGRTDWTAALNEAQVSASGERADLAELLPLMG, encoded by the coding sequence ATGCCCCCGGCCAAGAAGCGACTGCGTACCTACGACTCCGCCAAGACCCGCGCCGCCGTGCTCGCCCAGTTCGGGAACGTACGAGAAGCGGTCGAGCGGCTCACCCCCGAGCAGCTCGCCCTGCCCACCCGGCTCGGCGACTGGACCGTGCGGGAGCTCGCGGCACATCTGGCGATGGTGCTCGGCACCGTGCAGCGCTATCTCGGCCTGCCCGAGCCGACGAAGCACGAAGTCCCGCTCCTGGACTGGCCGTTCGCGACGCGGAGCGCGGCCGCACAGGTCGACGAGGACGTGAAGGAGCTGGCGGAGGAGGGCGAGCCCGCCGAGCAGTTCGCGCGGGTGGCCGCCGGGATCGCGGAGCTGCTGCCCGGCGCCCCGGACGCCCGCCTGGTGCCGAGCCGGTTCGGGGGCATGACCCTCGGGGACTTCCTGGTCACCCGTACCGTCGAACTCATCGTCCACACCGACGACTTGAACGCCGCGGTGCCGGGCCTGGACGTCCCGTACGACCGACAGGCCCTGGCCGCCTGCACCCGGCTGCTCGCCGACGCGCTCGCGGTGAAGGCGCCGGGGGCGTCGACGGAGGTACGGATTCCGCCGTACGCCGTCGTGCAGTGCATCGAGGGCCCCCGGCACACCCGCGGTACGCCGCCGAACGTCGTGGAGACCGACCCGCTGACGTGGATCCGGCTAGCGACGGGACGTACGGACTGGACGGCGGCGCTGAACGAGGCGCAGGTCAGCGCCAGCGGCGAGCGGGCGGACCTGGCGGAGCTGCTGCCGCTGATGGGCTAG